Proteins encoded together in one Janthinobacterium tructae window:
- a CDS encoding response regulator, whose product MNAPIKILLVDDHTLLRSGVKLLLQRNPLFQVVGEASNGLDGVRLTAELLPDVVLMDLNMPGVTGVEALQLILQDMPQMVVLMLTVSENAADLGAALRAGARGYLLKNIEAEQLGQAICRAAAGESVIADAMTAKLVSQFRAGQNAPQADYDKLTPREREAMACLAQGLSNKEIARQLDVAESTVKIHVQNILKKLKLSSRVQIAVYAVERELGK is encoded by the coding sequence GTGAACGCTCCAATCAAAATCCTGCTGGTCGACGACCACACCTTGCTGCGCAGCGGCGTCAAGCTGCTGCTGCAGCGCAATCCTCTATTCCAGGTGGTGGGCGAGGCATCGAACGGACTCGACGGCGTGCGCCTGACGGCCGAGCTGCTGCCCGACGTGGTGCTGATGGACTTGAACATGCCCGGCGTAACGGGCGTCGAAGCGCTGCAGCTGATCTTGCAGGACATGCCGCAGATGGTGGTGCTGATGCTGACCGTGTCCGAAAACGCGGCCGACCTGGGCGCGGCCCTGCGCGCTGGTGCACGCGGCTACTTGCTGAAAAATATAGAAGCCGAGCAGCTGGGCCAGGCCATCTGCCGCGCCGCCGCCGGTGAGTCCGTGATTGCCGACGCCATGACGGCCAAGCTGGTGTCGCAGTTCCGCGCTGGGCAGAACGCGCCCCAGGCCGACTACGACAAACTGACGCCGCGCGAACGCGAAGCCATGGCCTGCCTGGCGCAAGGGCTGAGCAACAAGGAAATCGCGCGCCAGCTGGACGTGGCCGAAAGCACGGTGAAAATCCACGTGCAAAACATCCTCAAAAAGCTTAAGCTCAGCAGCCGCGTGCAGATCGCCGTCTACGCGGTCGAGCGCGAACTGGGTAAATAA
- a CDS encoding Crp/Fnr family transcriptional regulator, translated as MHKVNVDGLLSSQALFRHISPSQLEQLRQDVVRVEVEKGKVLFRKGEVPEGAYVVVFGLVKLSVFSMEGTDKVLELIRPGQSFGEAMIFLDEPYPFCAEALEHCLLLRIPPHALLRLLDQSPRIARQMMNSLSHHLMGFIRNVERCSVQNATQRVVEYLLQASDQQRSNEVKLDLKKSLLASFLNLAPATLSRVLHQLTDLHLIKVSGSLIQIQPDALKTYRHGSATAMLN; from the coding sequence ATGCATAAGGTCAACGTCGATGGCTTGCTATCGAGCCAGGCTCTGTTCCGCCATATTTCCCCTTCGCAATTAGAGCAATTGCGCCAGGATGTCGTGCGCGTCGAAGTGGAAAAAGGCAAAGTGCTGTTCCGCAAGGGCGAAGTGCCGGAAGGCGCCTATGTGGTGGTCTTCGGCCTCGTCAAGCTGAGCGTGTTTTCCATGGAAGGTACCGACAAGGTACTGGAACTGATCCGTCCGGGCCAGAGCTTCGGCGAAGCCATGATTTTCCTCGATGAACCGTACCCGTTCTGCGCCGAAGCGCTCGAGCACTGCCTGCTGCTGCGCATCCCGCCGCACGCGCTGCTGCGCCTGCTGGACCAGTCGCCGCGTATCGCCCGCCAGATGATGAACAGCCTGTCGCACCACCTGATGGGTTTTATCCGCAACGTGGAACGCTGCTCCGTGCAGAACGCCACCCAGCGCGTGGTCGAGTACCTGCTGCAGGCATCGGACCAGCAGCGTTCGAACGAGGTCAAGCTGGACCTGAAGAAAAGTCTGCTGGCATCGTTCCTGAACCTGGCGCCCGCCACCCTGTCGCGCGTGCTGCACCAGTTGACGGACTTGCACCTGATTAAAGTCAGCGGTTCGCTGATCCAGATCCAGCCCGATGCCTTGAAAACCTATCGCCACGGCTCCGCCACGGCGATGCTGAATTAA
- a CDS encoding MFS transporter: MRDTNPPLTTALPPSLVWLFAAAAGLSVANVYYAQPLLATLAHEFGMTEAASGMVITATQLGCALALLLLVPLGDMLNRRRLTLFQLGLLAITLAALACARSTAALLGGMLLVGLLGTAMTQGLIAYAASAAASHERGRVVGMAQGGVVIGLLLARTLSGVVADLADWRAVYFVSAAIACALLLLLWRKLPPAQPSSQRLAYGALLASMLDMLLHNKVLRVRGMLALLMFAVFNIFWSALVLPLTEQGYTHAAIGAFGLVGVIGALGAARAGALADKGRAQWTTGAALLLLLAAWLPLGFAGTALWPLVIGIVALDLAGQAIHVTNQSLIFKQDSDAHSRLVACYMLFYAVGSGVGAIAATSAYALAGWHAVCALGAAVSLLALLYWRLTLPAEKA, encoded by the coding sequence ATGCGCGACACAAACCCTCCCCTCACGACAGCACTCCCGCCCTCCCTCGTCTGGCTGTTTGCCGCGGCAGCCGGCCTCAGCGTGGCCAATGTGTATTACGCCCAGCCCTTGCTCGCCACCCTGGCGCATGAATTCGGCATGACCGAGGCTGCCAGCGGCATGGTCATCACGGCCACGCAGCTCGGCTGCGCGCTGGCCCTGCTGCTGCTGGTGCCCCTGGGCGACATGCTGAACCGGCGCCGCCTGACCCTGTTCCAGCTGGGCTTGCTTGCCATCACCCTGGCGGCGCTGGCTTGCGCCCGTTCCACGGCCGCCTTGCTGGGTGGCATGCTGCTGGTGGGCTTGCTGGGCACTGCCATGACGCAGGGCTTGATCGCCTATGCGGCCAGCGCGGCGGCCAGCCACGAGCGGGGCCGCGTCGTCGGCATGGCGCAAGGCGGCGTGGTGATCGGCTTGCTGCTGGCGCGCACCCTGTCCGGCGTGGTGGCCGATCTGGCCGACTGGCGCGCCGTGTATTTCGTCTCGGCGGCCATCGCCTGCGCCCTGCTGTTGCTGCTGTGGCGCAAGCTGCCGCCGGCGCAGCCGTCCAGTCAACGGCTGGCCTACGGCGCCCTGCTCGCTTCCATGCTGGACATGCTGCTGCACAACAAGGTGCTGCGCGTGCGCGGCATGCTGGCACTGCTGATGTTTGCCGTCTTCAATATTTTCTGGAGCGCCCTGGTGCTGCCACTGACTGAGCAAGGCTATACGCACGCGGCCATCGGCGCGTTTGGCCTGGTCGGCGTGATCGGTGCGCTGGGCGCGGCGCGCGCAGGGGCACTGGCCGACAAGGGCCGCGCGCAGTGGACGACGGGCGCGGCGCTGCTGCTGTTGCTGGCCGCGTGGCTGCCGCTCGGCTTTGCCGGCACGGCCCTGTGGCCCCTGGTCATCGGCATCGTCGCGCTGGACCTGGCGGGCCAGGCCATCCATGTGACCAACCAGAGCCTGATTTTCAAGCAGGACAGCGACGCGCACAGCCGCCTGGTGGCGTGCTACATGCTGTTTTATGCGGTGGGAAGCGGTGTCGGTGCGATTGCCGCCACCAGCGCGTATGCGCTGGCGGGCTGGCATGCGGTATGCGCACTGGGCGCGGCGGTCAGCTTGCTCGCCCTGCTGTACTGGCGGCTGACCTTACCTGCTGAAAAAGCTTAG
- a CDS encoding winged helix-turn-helix transcriptional regulator, producing MAKRKSLKTDPCPVARALDVIGERWSLLIVRDAFDGMRRFGEFQKSLGVAKNILADRLHMLVEEGIFTIAPASDGTAYQEYVLTHKGLGLFPVVVGLRQWSEAQLFEPGEAHSTLLQRGSGLPVRRMDVLAEDGRVLQAGDTVVHKVSPP from the coding sequence GTGGCCAAGCGCAAGAGCCTGAAAACCGACCCCTGTCCCGTGGCGCGCGCGCTCGACGTGATCGGCGAGCGCTGGTCGCTGCTGATCGTGCGCGACGCCTTCGACGGCATGCGCAGGTTCGGTGAATTCCAGAAAAGCCTGGGCGTGGCGAAGAACATCCTGGCCGACCGCCTGCACATGCTGGTGGAAGAGGGAATTTTCACCATTGCGCCCGCTTCGGACGGCACGGCCTACCAGGAATATGTGCTGACGCACAAGGGGCTGGGCCTGTTCCCCGTCGTCGTCGGCCTGCGCCAGTGGAGCGAGGCGCAATTGTTTGAACCAGGCGAGGCGCATTCCACCCTGCTGCAGCGCGGCTCGGGCTTGCCCGTGCGCCGCATGGACGTGCTGGCCGAGGATGGCCGCGTCTTGCAGGCGGGCGATACCGTCGTGCACAAGGTGTCGCCACCATGA
- a CDS encoding D-amino acid dehydrogenase → MTRVAVLGAGITGVTTAYALAKRGVNVTLIERHRYAAMETSYANGGQLSASHAEVWNHKATIWNALKWMARRDAPLLLNPTPGWHKLSWFAEFLAAMPDYERNTIATARMAIAAREHLFAWAQAENIAFDHRRAGILHVYRDRRGFERAAGVSRLLAKGGLQRRAVSLLEMRAIEPALHGDFYGGYYTDSDSTGDIHKFTSGLADACVRLGVACRYGAPVTALAREHGKLRVSVGDGEGEDSTVFDAVVICAGTASRAMAAMLGEHVNVYPVKGYSITVQLDDGASQAAAPKVSLLDDATKLVSSRLGEDRLRVAGTAEFNGINYDIRADRIRPLLQWVEQCFPDINTRKVIPWAGLRPMLPAMLPKVGPGKAPGVYYNTGHGHLGWTLAAATAELVAEAVASSSAANR, encoded by the coding sequence ATGACGCGCGTGGCTGTGCTCGGCGCCGGCATCACGGGCGTCACCACCGCTTACGCGCTGGCGAAACGGGGCGTCAATGTCACCCTGATCGAGCGCCACCGTTACGCGGCGATGGAAACGTCGTATGCGAATGGCGGGCAATTGTCGGCCTCGCACGCGGAAGTGTGGAACCACAAGGCGACTATATGGAACGCGCTGAAATGGATGGCGCGGCGCGATGCACCGCTGCTGCTCAATCCGACTCCCGGCTGGCACAAGCTGAGCTGGTTTGCGGAGTTTCTCGCCGCCATGCCGGACTATGAGCGCAACACCATCGCCACGGCGCGCATGGCGATCGCCGCGCGCGAACACTTGTTTGCGTGGGCGCAAGCGGAAAACATCGCATTCGATCATCGCCGCGCCGGCATCCTGCACGTGTATCGGGACCGGCGTGGCTTCGAGCGGGCGGCCGGCGTGTCGCGCCTGCTGGCCAAGGGTGGCTTGCAGCGGCGCGCCGTGAGCTTGCTGGAAATGCGCGCCATCGAACCCGCATTGCACGGTGATTTTTACGGCGGCTACTACACGGACAGCGATTCCACGGGCGACATCCACAAATTCACCAGCGGCCTGGCCGACGCCTGCGTGCGCCTGGGCGTGGCCTGCCGCTATGGTGCACCGGTCACAGCGCTGGCGCGCGAACACGGCAAGCTGCGCGTCAGCGTGGGAGACGGCGAGGGCGAGGACAGCACCGTGTTCGACGCCGTCGTCATCTGCGCGGGCACGGCCAGCCGCGCCATGGCGGCAATGCTGGGCGAGCATGTGAACGTGTATCCCGTGAAAGGCTATTCGATCACCGTGCAGCTCGATGACGGCGCCAGCCAGGCGGCGGCGCCCAAGGTCAGCCTGCTCGACGACGCGACCAAGCTGGTCAGCAGCCGCCTCGGTGAAGACCGGCTGCGCGTGGCGGGTACGGCGGAATTTAATGGCATCAATTACGATATCCGCGCCGATCGCATCCGCCCGCTATTGCAGTGGGTCGAACAGTGTTTTCCCGACATTAATACGCGCAAGGTGATCCCGTGGGCGGGCTTGCGCCCCATGCTGCCGGCCATGCTGCCGAAAGTAGGGCCGGGCAAGGCGCCGGGCGTGTACTACAACACGGGCCACGGTCACCTGGGCTGGACCCTGGCGGCCGCGACGGCGGAGCTGGTAGCAGAGGCGGTGGCTAGTTCTTCGGCAGCAAATCGCTGA
- a CDS encoding MerR family transcriptional regulator — protein MLLKIGELARLTGLTIRTLHHYDSIGLLSPSARTPAGYRLYQHGDMDRLHRIMALRKFGLSLADIANALAGPDLPLSSIVARQIAMLERQIAQASTLRARLCSLQAQLAQGQAPELAEWLTTMELMTMYDKYFSHEELQQLPLLSDAAVEQEWKELIARVRAVKDAGASPGDAQAQALATQWMVKLVRDTGAHPGLFARLNDMHAQEPSLQATTSIDADLMQFIIAAFNASRIALYRPFLNEQEYAHLAANYGKRSGEWPALIAAVRAAIDARTPPTDQAVLQLTRQWLELFRAYAGTDPATQLKFRQAHQQEPRLMEGSFVDAAMLQYLGAAMAVVAQEKPA, from the coding sequence ATGCTGTTGAAAATCGGTGAACTGGCCAGGCTCACGGGCCTGACCATCCGCACCCTGCACCACTACGACAGCATTGGCCTGCTCTCGCCTTCGGCGCGCACACCCGCTGGCTACCGCCTGTACCAGCACGGCGACATGGACCGCTTGCACCGGATCATGGCGCTGCGCAAGTTCGGGCTGTCGCTGGCCGATATCGCCAACGCACTCGCCGGGCCGGATCTGCCGCTCTCCTCCATCGTGGCGCGGCAGATCGCCATGCTGGAGCGCCAGATCGCGCAGGCTTCCACCCTGCGCGCACGCCTGTGCAGCTTGCAGGCGCAACTGGCGCAGGGGCAGGCGCCGGAACTGGCCGAGTGGCTCACCACAATGGAGTTGATGACCATGTACGACAAATATTTTAGTCACGAAGAACTGCAACAACTGCCGCTGCTGTCGGACGCGGCCGTGGAACAGGAGTGGAAAGAACTGATAGCGAGAGTGCGCGCCGTCAAAGACGCGGGCGCCAGCCCCGGCGATGCGCAAGCGCAGGCGCTGGCCACGCAATGGATGGTCAAGCTGGTGCGCGACACGGGCGCCCACCCTGGCCTGTTCGCGCGGCTGAACGACATGCACGCGCAGGAGCCATCGCTGCAAGCGACGACCAGCATCGATGCGGACTTGATGCAGTTCATCATCGCCGCCTTCAATGCCTCGCGCATCGCACTGTATCGGCCTTTCCTCAACGAGCAGGAATATGCGCACCTGGCCGCCAATTACGGCAAGCGTTCGGGCGAGTGGCCGGCCCTGATCGCCGCCGTGCGCGCCGCCATCGATGCGCGCACGCCGCCCACCGACCAGGCCGTGCTGCAACTGACGCGGCAGTGGCTGGAGCTGTTCCGCGCGTATGCGGGCACGGACCCGGCCACGCAGCTGAAATTTCGCCAGGCGCACCAGCAGGAACCGCGTTTGATGGAAGGCAGCTTTGTCGACGCGGCCATGCTGCAATACCTGGGCGCGGCGATGGCCGTGGTGGCGCAGGAAAAGCCAGCGTAA
- a CDS encoding LysR family transcriptional regulator, whose protein sequence is MFSSEHLKGLTPFLATADAGSFTKAAEHLHLSSSAVSKSVARLEERLGVLLFVRSTRRLKLSDAGRAYYATCKRVLQELADAEDVLAEHATALAGKVRIGVPAAYGRLRVMPALLELCAQYPRLQPSIAFSDRFVDLFEERIDIAVRIGAPSHWPAALGQMHLGDEQLILCAAPAYLARRGTPASIADLEQHDCIAYGRGDGSPMPWLFPHDEHGGQVEYRLASPRMTVGDAEARTAAVLAGLGVAQLATWLVQEYLATGAIVAVLPQLSTPGLPLYLAWPLARELTPKTGTLLQELQQRLTIR, encoded by the coding sequence ATGTTTTCATCGGAACATCTAAAAGGTCTCACGCCCTTCCTCGCCACGGCCGACGCGGGCAGTTTTACCAAGGCGGCCGAGCACCTGCACCTGAGCAGCTCGGCCGTCAGCAAGAGCGTGGCGCGCCTCGAAGAACGGCTGGGCGTGCTGCTGTTCGTGCGCAGCACGCGCCGGCTGAAACTGAGCGACGCTGGCCGCGCCTATTACGCCACCTGCAAGCGCGTGCTGCAGGAACTGGCGGACGCGGAAGACGTGCTGGCCGAGCACGCGACGGCACTGGCGGGCAAGGTGCGCATCGGCGTGCCCGCCGCGTATGGCCGGCTGCGCGTGATGCCGGCCCTGCTGGAACTGTGCGCGCAGTATCCGCGCCTGCAGCCTTCGATCGCCTTCAGTGACCGCTTCGTCGACCTGTTCGAGGAACGCATCGACATCGCCGTGCGCATCGGCGCACCCTCGCACTGGCCGGCCGCGCTGGGACAGATGCACCTGGGCGACGAGCAGCTGATCCTGTGCGCGGCGCCGGCCTACCTGGCGCGGCGCGGCACGCCCGCGTCCATCGCAGATCTGGAGCAGCACGACTGCATCGCCTACGGACGCGGCGACGGCTCGCCCATGCCGTGGCTCTTCCCGCACGATGAACATGGTGGGCAGGTGGAATACCGCCTGGCGTCGCCACGCATGACGGTGGGCGACGCGGAAGCGCGCACGGCCGCCGTGCTGGCGGGCCTGGGCGTGGCGCAGCTGGCCACCTGGCTGGTGCAGGAATACCTGGCCACGGGCGCCATCGTGGCAGTCCTGCCGCAGCTGAGCACGCCAGGCTTGCCCCTGTACCTGGCCTGGCCGCTGGCGCGCGAGCTGACGCCGAAGACGGGCACCCTGCTGCAGGAACTGCAGCAGCGGCTGACAATCAGATAA